Proteins found in one Cetobacterium somerae genomic segment:
- the coaBC gene encoding bifunctional phosphopantothenoylcysteine decarboxylase/phosphopantothenate--cysteine ligase CoaBC, whose protein sequence is MKNILIGVTGGIAAYKSANIISILRKKGYNVKVIMTESATKIITPQTLETLSRNRVITDMWERNHQIEVEHISLAEWADAFLIAPATYNIVGKVANGIADDMLSTVISACKKPTYFALAMNVNMYENPILKENIQKLEKLGYKFIESDEGFLACNVNAKGRLKNESEIVEIIEKDLTTPIPKLLKGKKVIITAGRTEEPLDPIRYFSNRSSGQMGYSLAKVAVDLGADVTLVSGPTNLEIPHGLKEFIRIRSAVDMFDAVMERFDSQDIGIACAAVADYRPKNYSTEKIKKADGELTIVLERNPDILLNMGEKKKNQILVGFAAETENIIENAKKKLVKKNLDFIVANNAENMQKSTNSIQIIKKSGENIIYKEQPKSEIAKHIFNEILKEVKM, encoded by the coding sequence ATGAAAAATATTTTAATTGGAGTTACTGGTGGAATTGCTGCTTATAAGTCTGCTAATATAATATCTATATTAAGAAAAAAAGGATATAACGTTAAAGTTATAATGACTGAAAGTGCCACTAAAATAATTACTCCTCAAACTTTAGAAACTCTTTCTAGAAATAGAGTTATTACAGATATGTGGGAAAGAAATCATCAAATTGAAGTAGAACATATCTCTTTAGCAGAGTGGGCTGATGCTTTTTTAATTGCTCCAGCAACTTACAATATCGTAGGAAAAGTAGCTAATGGAATTGCTGATGATATGTTGTCTACTGTTATTTCAGCATGTAAAAAGCCTACATACTTTGCTTTAGCAATGAATGTAAATATGTATGAAAATCCAATATTAAAAGAAAATATACAGAAATTGGAAAAATTAGGTTATAAGTTCATAGAGTCTGACGAAGGTTTTTTAGCTTGTAATGTTAATGCTAAAGGAAGATTAAAAAACGAAAGTGAAATAGTTGAAATTATAGAGAAGGATTTAACAACTCCTATTCCTAAATTGCTAAAAGGAAAAAAAGTTATCATTACAGCAGGTAGAACAGAAGAACCTTTAGATCCTATCAGATATTTTTCAAATAGATCTAGTGGACAAATGGGGTATTCTTTAGCTAAGGTTGCTGTTGATTTAGGAGCTGATGTAACTTTAGTTTCTGGACCTACAAATCTTGAAATTCCTCATGGACTAAAAGAATTTATTAGAATAAGAAGTGCTGTTGATATGTTTGACGCTGTTATGGAAAGGTTCGATTCTCAAGACATTGGTATAGCTTGTGCTGCTGTTGCGGATTATAGACCTAAAAACTATTCTACTGAAAAAATAAAAAAAGCAGATGGAGAACTAACAATAGTATTGGAGAGAAATCCTGATATTTTATTAAATATGGGTGAAAAAAAGAAAAATCAAATTTTAGTTGGATTTGCAGCCGAAACTGAAAATATAATTGAAAATGCAAAGAAAAAACTAGTTAAGAAGAATTTAGATTTTATTGTTGCTAATAATGCTGAAAATATGCAAAAATCAACTAACAGCATACAGATTATAAAAAAATCTGGCGAAAATATTATTTATAAAGAACAACCAAAATCTGAAATTGCAAAACATATTTTTAATGAAATTTTAAAAGAAGTCAAAATGTAA
- a CDS encoding TolC family protein: MKSYIFFVILPFLLTGCFGTPKVTETPIKTLITENKPQNSNIFFKSQQWWLSTNNQQLISLIDEVLKTNSEIKIAKLNIEKAMYTLNSTKNSNLSSIDLGGSWNRNHVLTSHVKTDLPIKDIKNSDTIDMGSLAIQGQYIFDIWGKFDALQNQAQYSKLATELQSEWSTLTLSTTVANLYGKYILLTKEENILNEKLNIAKEVLNYQNILYKTGLGNKENILTADNNVNSLNQKIAEIATQKITLKNSFYSLVGNVKSKNIDEILSNIDYNTPEFDYFLNIPQYIDSDIVVNRPDVKYYLALINSQKENLKSLKADFYPRFSITGKYEYQNLNIQDLLKAHSTLWEFGPSLYLPLFNRNTLTQNYNIAGVNLNIFIENYNNNLIKAYQDINNNLNALKTSKTNNELEEKNYNNVKSTYNDNDTLYQIGSISKLELLNQKNNLLDTKLSYIENNFTLYTNQINLIGSLGGYYKNEVK, encoded by the coding sequence ATGAAATCTTATATTTTTTTTGTTATTTTGCCTTTTTTATTAACAGGTTGTTTTGGTACTCCTAAGGTTACTGAAACTCCTATTAAAACATTAATTACAGAAAATAAACCACAAAATAGCAACATTTTTTTTAAGTCACAACAATGGTGGCTTAGCACAAATAATCAGCAATTGATTTCTCTAATTGATGAGGTTTTAAAAACAAATAGTGAAATTAAAATAGCTAAACTAAACATTGAAAAAGCAATGTATACCTTAAATTCTACAAAAAACTCTAATCTTTCTAGCATAGATTTAGGAGGAAGTTGGAATAGAAATCATGTTTTAACATCTCATGTAAAAACAGATCTTCCTATAAAAGATATAAAAAATAGCGATACTATTGATATGGGATCTTTAGCTATTCAAGGTCAATATATCTTTGATATTTGGGGAAAATTTGATGCTTTACAAAATCAAGCTCAATATTCAAAATTAGCTACAGAACTTCAAAGTGAATGGAGCACTCTAACTCTTTCAACAACAGTTGCAAATCTCTATGGAAAATATATTTTACTAACAAAAGAGGAGAATATACTAAACGAAAAACTAAATATTGCAAAAGAGGTTTTAAATTATCAAAATATTCTTTATAAAACTGGCCTTGGAAATAAAGAAAACATTTTAACTGCTGATAATAATGTTAACTCTTTAAATCAAAAAATTGCTGAGATTGCCACTCAAAAAATCACTTTAAAAAATAGCTTTTATTCTCTTGTTGGAAATGTAAAATCTAAAAATATTGATGAAATTTTATCAAATATAGATTATAACACCCCTGAGTTTGACTACTTTTTAAATATTCCCCAATATATTGATTCAGATATAGTAGTTAATAGACCTGATGTAAAATATTATTTAGCTTTAATTAATTCACAGAAAGAAAATTTAAAGTCTTTAAAGGCTGATTTTTATCCTAGATTTTCTATTACTGGAAAATATGAGTATCAAAATTTGAATATTCAAGATTTATTAAAAGCTCATAGTACATTATGGGAATTCGGACCAAGCTTATATTTGCCTTTATTTAATAGGAATACACTCACTCAAAACTATAATATCGCCGGAGTTAATTTAAATATTTTTATAGAAAACTATAATAATAATTTAATTAAAGCCTACCAAGATATTAATAATAATCTTAATGCTTTAAAAACATCAAAAACAAATAACGAATTAGAAGAAAAAAATTACAATAATGTAAAATCTACTTATAATGATAATGATACCTTATATCAAATTGGTAGCATATCTAAACTTGAGTTATTAAATCAAAAAAATAATTTACTTGATACTAAATTAAGTTATATTGAAAATAACTTTACATTATATACAAATCAAATTAATTTAATCGGATCCCTTGGTGGTTACTATAAAAATGAGGTGAAATAA
- a CDS encoding HlyD family secretion protein, with amino-acid sequence MENQTTNQNIVTDETKTKNRKDAKKKMGIFLLIILAIGILYLLYYFFFLKGYEETENAYIHGNQVSITTQVSGVINEINVEDTQSIVVGTPVIKLDTIDYEIALKNAETKLADAVRKYYTLQNSVKLSEDSVAIAKANLTLADKTLKRQTISSSSGITSKENFDTTNFKYIDSKNSYEQSLTNLENSKIQAFSSNIYSHPLVAAAVENLKNAYYNLEKTKIFSPISGTIAQKQVELGQQVKAGQTLFTVVDLNKTWVNANFKETQLGDIKPGNYVEIVSDLNGKTYKGVVSGISAGSGSAFALIPTQNATGNWIKIVQRVPVRIDFDHESLEKNGVLPIGTSLTVTVNTNKNVDIPNQFKEQKSDLYKIDENKLNVLIEKIVKDNSF; translated from the coding sequence TTGGAGAATCAAACTACAAATCAAAATATTGTGACGGATGAAACTAAAACTAAAAATAGAAAAGATGCTAAAAAAAAGATGGGTATTTTTCTTTTAATTATACTTGCTATTGGAATTTTATATCTGCTTTATTATTTCTTTTTCTTAAAAGGATATGAGGAAACTGAAAATGCTTACATTCATGGAAACCAAGTTTCTATCACAACACAAGTAAGTGGTGTTATCAATGAAATTAACGTAGAGGATACTCAATCTATAGTCGTTGGTACCCCTGTTATAAAATTAGATACTATTGATTATGAAATTGCTTTAAAAAACGCTGAAACAAAATTAGCAGATGCTGTCAGAAAATACTATACACTACAAAATAGTGTAAAACTTAGTGAAGATAGTGTTGCAATTGCTAAAGCTAACTTAACTCTTGCTGATAAAACATTAAAAAGACAAACTATATCTAGTAGTAGTGGCATAACAAGCAAAGAGAACTTTGATACAACTAATTTTAAATATATAGATAGTAAAAATAGTTATGAACAAAGTTTAACTAATTTAGAAAATAGTAAAATTCAAGCTTTTAGTAGCAATATATATTCTCATCCTCTTGTTGCTGCTGCTGTTGAAAATTTAAAAAATGCTTATTATAATTTAGAAAAAACTAAAATTTTCTCTCCAATTTCTGGAACTATTGCTCAAAAGCAAGTTGAATTAGGACAACAAGTAAAAGCTGGACAAACACTTTTTACTGTTGTTGACTTAAATAAAACTTGGGTTAATGCAAACTTTAAAGAAACTCAACTTGGAGATATAAAACCTGGAAATTATGTTGAAATTGTTAGTGATTTAAATGGTAAAACTTATAAAGGAGTTGTTTCTGGAATATCTGCTGGATCTGGTAGTGCTTTTGCTTTAATACCAACACAAAATGCTACTGGAAACTGGATTAAAATTGTTCAGAGGGTTCCTGTTAGAATTGACTTTGATCATGAAAGTTTAGAGAAGAATGGAGTTTTACCAATTGGGACAAGCTTAACTGTCACAGTTAATACAAATAAAAATGTTGATATTCCAAATCAATTTAAAGAGCAAAAATCAGACCTTTATAAAATTGACGAAAATAAATTAAATGTATTAATTGAAAAAATAGTTAAAGATAATAGCTTTTAA
- a CDS encoding DHA2 family efflux MFS transporter permease subunit: MNSSIIFATIALAIGSFMNVLDMTIVNVSLSHIAGDFAVAPDQGTWVITSYAVAEAIFLPLIGWLTKRLGIIKQYLGATLLFTLASMLCGISPSYSFLLTMRILQGVVGASMIPLSQTLMLQLYPKEKKGIALGIWSMTIVIAPVVGPVLGGWVTDTASWRWCFYINLPFGIISSLIVYYIFKKDIAKEKTVKEPVDIIGFIFLAIGVGSLQLMLDKGNDLDWFSNNTIIGLSISAFVFLVLLVIWEWHHESPVVNVRLFLNRNFCVGSFSLMFSVLAYFSGVVAIPLWLQNYMGYTAFISGKSTCTLGLAILMVAPILGKKIDHLDSRKVAALGFFLLGISTFLTSNYSPQITPTYVGLTRFFNGFGVGIFFIALNTLTLSNISNENLASASGIYNFMRNIGSSLGTSLVIPAWNHTMAFHHTMMASGITTANPNINTAISTSAQSLALINQQVVVQSSIMGINDVLIGSGVISLLLIPFLFLAKSTKPVT; this comes from the coding sequence ATGAACTCATCAATTATTTTTGCTACAATTGCTCTAGCTATTGGTTCTTTTATGAACGTCCTCGATATGACCATTGTTAATGTTTCTCTAAGTCATATTGCGGGAGACTTTGCTGTAGCTCCTGATCAAGGTACATGGGTTATAACTTCTTACGCTGTAGCTGAAGCTATATTTTTACCTCTTATCGGGTGGTTAACTAAACGTTTAGGAATTATTAAACAGTATTTAGGTGCAACACTACTTTTTACTTTAGCTAGTATGCTTTGTGGTATTAGTCCCTCTTATAGTTTTCTTCTTACTATGAGAATTTTACAGGGTGTTGTCGGAGCTAGTATGATTCCTTTATCTCAAACACTTATGTTACAACTATATCCTAAAGAAAAAAAAGGAATAGCTTTAGGAATTTGGTCTATGACTATCGTTATAGCACCAGTTGTTGGTCCTGTTCTTGGAGGATGGGTTACTGATACAGCTTCTTGGAGATGGTGTTTTTATATCAACCTTCCTTTTGGTATCATATCTAGTTTAATCGTTTATTATATCTTTAAAAAAGATATTGCTAAAGAAAAAACTGTTAAAGAACCTGTTGATATCATTGGATTTATCTTTTTAGCTATTGGTGTTGGTTCTTTACAACTTATGTTAGATAAAGGAAACGATTTAGATTGGTTTTCTAATAATACTATTATTGGTCTTAGTATATCCGCTTTTGTTTTTTTAGTCCTCCTGGTCATTTGGGAATGGCATCACGAATCTCCTGTAGTCAACGTAAGATTATTTTTAAATAGAAATTTCTGTGTTGGATCTTTCTCTTTAATGTTTTCTGTCTTAGCTTACTTCAGTGGAGTCGTTGCTATACCTCTTTGGTTACAAAACTATATGGGTTATACTGCTTTTATTAGTGGAAAATCAACTTGTACTTTAGGTCTTGCTATCTTAATGGTAGCTCCAATATTAGGTAAAAAAATAGATCATTTAGATTCCAGAAAGGTTGCTGCCCTTGGATTTTTTCTATTAGGTATATCAACATTTTTAACATCTAATTATTCTCCACAAATAACTCCAACTTATGTTGGATTAACCAGATTTTTCAATGGTTTTGGTGTTGGAATTTTCTTCATAGCTTTAAATACGTTAACTCTTTCAAATATTAGTAACGAAAACTTAGCTAGTGCATCTGGAATTTATAATTTTATGAGAAATATTGGAAGTAGTTTAGGAACCTCGTTAGTTATTCCTGCGTGGAATCATACAATGGCCTTTCATCATACTATGATGGCTTCTGGTATAACAACAGCAAACCCTAATATTAATACTGCTATAAGTACTTCTGCTCAATCACTAGCATTAATAAATCAGCAAGTTGTTGTTCAATCTTCGATTATGGGGATTAATGATGTTTTAATTGGAAGTGGAGTTATATCTCTTTTATTGATACCATTTCTTTTTCTCGCCAAATCAACAAAACCAGTTACATAG
- a CDS encoding XdhC family protein — MDKDIIFNISKKLENGMGVALVTLIEIDGSSPGRKGNLMGVFQTGEICGTVGGGNLEFKLIKEALKAIEENKSKSLEFDLIEEAALHMACGGKVKAFIKVFEKKEKLIIIGGGHIGSELYKLGDYLGFEIVMVDDREEFCNSEKYPNAKNIVGNLEEITKYLKLDKYSFVVIVSRGHLGDKVALKGVLGRDAKYIGMIGSRSKVKKTFDELEKEGISVVELEKVYSPIGLDISSGSPKEIGISIVSEILKIKNNLSGYSLKEKNKI, encoded by the coding sequence ATGGATAAAGATATTATTTTTAATATATCAAAGAAGCTAGAAAATGGTATGGGAGTAGCCCTTGTAACTTTAATTGAAATTGATGGTTCAAGTCCTGGAAGAAAGGGGAACCTTATGGGAGTTTTTCAAACTGGAGAAATTTGTGGAACAGTAGGAGGCGGAAACTTAGAGTTTAAATTAATTAAAGAGGCATTAAAAGCAATAGAAGAAAATAAGTCTAAAAGTTTAGAGTTCGATCTTATAGAGGAAGCTGCTCTACATATGGCGTGTGGAGGAAAAGTTAAGGCTTTTATAAAAGTCTTCGAAAAAAAAGAAAAATTGATAATTATTGGTGGAGGTCATATAGGATCTGAACTATATAAATTAGGAGATTACTTAGGATTTGAAATAGTAATGGTTGATGATCGAGAAGAATTTTGTAATTCAGAAAAATATCCAAATGCAAAAAATATAGTTGGAAATCTAGAGGAAATAACGAAATATTTAAAGTTAGATAAGTATTCTTTTGTGGTTATAGTTTCAAGGGGACATTTAGGAGATAAAGTGGCTTTAAAAGGTGTTTTAGGAAGAGATGCTAAATATATAGGAATGATTGGGAGTAGAAGTAAAGTGAAAAAAACTTTTGATGAACTTGAAAAAGAGGGGATATCTGTAGTGGAATTAGAAAAAGTTTATTCTCCAATAGGACTTGATATTTCCTCAGGAAGCCCTAAAGAGATTGGAATTTCTATAGTTTCAGAAATTCTGAAAATAAAAAATAATCTTTCGGGATACTCTTTAAAAGAAAAAAATAAAATATGA
- the hydA gene encoding dihydropyrimidinase, producing MLLKNGKVLIKDKIEQVDIKIEKEKIIEIGENLKEDGSFIDLKGAYVVPGGIDVHTHFNIDVGIISADDFQSGSMAALAGGTTTIIDHPGFGPKGCNLEYMIDKYMDYAKNSLCDYSFHGVFQEVDKNSFKELEKLKKRGINSFKIYLTYAFKQEDEDIIKVFQYAKNLDMVVAVHAENDSIISFFKKKYMEERKGKAIYHAYSRPSYSEAEAVSRLIRLAETVEFEKLYFVHISSKESLDEIIQAKLRGRKFWVETCTQYLYLNELNYLEDDGEKYILSPPLRKEEDIKALWKGIDKNYIDIIATDHCSFSLEQKRNGINEFWKCPNGIPGVQERVLLLFSEFLKGKLSVEKYLNLTSKKPAEIFGMSSRKGSIEIGKDADLVIFKEKKLVLNSKMIFSKANYSCFDGFKLLADIDMVFLRGELVHSPNLEEVKLNKIGKFIPRY from the coding sequence ATGCTTTTAAAAAATGGGAAAGTTTTGATAAAAGATAAAATTGAACAAGTGGATATAAAAATAGAAAAAGAAAAAATAATAGAAATTGGAGAGAATTTAAAAGAAGATGGAAGTTTTATAGATTTAAAAGGAGCTTACGTGGTTCCTGGAGGAATAGACGTTCATACTCATTTTAATATAGATGTAGGGATTATATCGGCTGATGATTTTCAAAGTGGTTCTATGGCTGCTCTAGCAGGAGGGACTACTACAATAATAGATCATCCAGGGTTTGGACCAAAAGGGTGTAATTTAGAATATATGATAGATAAATATATGGATTATGCAAAAAATTCACTTTGTGATTATTCTTTTCATGGTGTTTTTCAAGAGGTAGATAAAAATAGTTTTAAAGAACTTGAGAAACTAAAAAAAAGAGGAATAAATAGTTTTAAAATATATTTAACATACGCTTTCAAACAAGAAGATGAAGATATAATTAAAGTTTTTCAATATGCTAAAAATCTTGATATGGTTGTAGCAGTTCATGCAGAAAATGATTCTATTATAAGTTTTTTTAAAAAGAAATATATGGAAGAGAGAAAAGGAAAGGCAATATATCACGCGTATTCTCGCCCAAGTTACTCAGAAGCAGAAGCAGTTTCAAGATTAATAAGATTGGCAGAAACAGTGGAGTTTGAAAAATTATATTTTGTTCATATCTCATCAAAAGAATCTTTAGATGAAATTATTCAAGCAAAATTAAGAGGAAGAAAGTTTTGGGTGGAAACATGTACTCAATATCTTTATTTAAATGAGTTAAATTATCTTGAAGATGATGGTGAGAAATATATTCTTTCACCTCCTCTTAGAAAAGAAGAGGATATAAAAGCTTTGTGGAAAGGTATAGATAAAAATTATATCGATATTATAGCAACAGATCATTGCTCTTTTAGTTTAGAACAAAAAAGAAATGGAATAAATGAATTTTGGAAATGTCCAAATGGAATTCCAGGTGTTCAAGAAAGAGTTTTATTACTATTTAGTGAATTTTTAAAAGGAAAGTTAAGTGTTGAAAAATATTTAAATTTAACCTCAAAAAAACCAGCTGAAATTTTTGGAATGAGTTCTAGAAAAGGAAGTATAGAAATAGGAAAAGATGCCGATTTAGTAATATTTAAAGAAAAAAAATTAGTTCTAAATTCAAAAATGATTTTTTCTAAAGCTAACTATAGTTGTTTTGATGGCTTTAAGTTATTAGCAGATATAGATATGGTTTTTTTAAGAGGAGAGTTAGTTCATAGTCCCAATTTAGAAGAAGTAAAATTAAATAAAATAGGTAAATTTATACCTCGTTATTAG
- a CDS encoding uracil-xanthine permease family protein: MALVLRVDEKPKSIGEWLLLSFQHIFASFSGIVTVPIIFASALGFDKIQTGEMIADILIVSGIVTIFQSKGVGFLGSRLPQVMGSNFTFIGPGLSIGLAASAIAGGSPEAGYAAILGASMLGSLVQIFLGGFTGKIRRIFPPIVQGIVVSLIGLTILGVAVDWFAGGHGAEDYGSITNIVLGLTVMFITIGLNQYGKGILSSGSIFFGIVVGYLLAFFMGKLDLSILTQTQSIYFPTLLKYGMTFKIEYVFPFAIAYLVAMVEATGDTLACAKVSEVDMKDNKRLSGSILLGGVGSFVGALFNATPTTTFSQNTGVVSITGVASRYVVMGSGALLIVMGLIPKIGALVSVMPQPVLGGAAIVMFGTIAAVGIGVFQEVEFNNGNMLIVGISISAGLAVTLRPQLLQNLPTFISTILSSGITTGTLVGVTMNLLFNGVEKQSDVEKDNIEIETEGI, from the coding sequence ATGGCTTTAGTATTGAGAGTAGATGAAAAACCTAAAAGTATAGGAGAGTGGCTATTGCTCTCCTTTCAACATATATTCGCTTCATTTAGTGGAATTGTTACAGTGCCAATTATTTTTGCATCAGCATTAGGATTTGATAAAATTCAGACGGGAGAAATGATAGCAGATATACTTATTGTATCTGGAATAGTTACTATTTTTCAAAGTAAAGGAGTAGGATTTTTAGGAAGTCGGTTACCTCAAGTCATGGGATCAAATTTTACATTTATTGGACCGGGGCTTTCTATTGGATTAGCAGCATCTGCTATAGCAGGAGGATCACCAGAAGCTGGTTATGCAGCAATATTAGGAGCATCAATGTTGGGATCGCTAGTACAAATTTTTTTAGGAGGATTTACAGGAAAAATTAGAAGAATATTTCCTCCGATAGTTCAAGGAATAGTAGTATCTTTAATAGGACTTACAATTTTAGGAGTAGCTGTAGATTGGTTTGCAGGAGGTCACGGAGCAGAAGATTATGGTAGTATTACAAATATAGTTTTGGGATTGACAGTTATGTTTATAACAATTGGTCTTAATCAATATGGAAAAGGAATTTTATCCTCAGGATCAATTTTTTTTGGGATAGTTGTAGGATATTTATTAGCTTTTTTTATGGGAAAATTAGATCTTTCAATTCTCACTCAAACTCAAAGTATATATTTTCCAACTCTCTTAAAGTATGGAATGACTTTTAAAATCGAGTACGTTTTTCCTTTTGCTATAGCATACTTAGTTGCCATGGTAGAGGCAACTGGAGATACTTTGGCATGTGCGAAAGTATCTGAAGTTGATATGAAAGATAATAAAAGATTGTCAGGATCAATTTTATTAGGAGGAGTTGGGAGTTTTGTTGGAGCATTGTTCAATGCTACACCAACGACAACATTTAGTCAAAATACAGGAGTCGTTTCTATAACAGGAGTAGCAAGTAGATATGTTGTTATGGGATCAGGAGCGTTATTAATAGTGATGGGACTTATTCCAAAAATAGGAGCGTTAGTTTCTGTAATGCCACAGCCAGTTTTAGGAGGAGCAGCAATAGTTATGTTTGGAACAATAGCAGCTGTAGGAATAGGAGTTTTTCAAGAGGTAGAATTTAATAATGGAAACATGCTAATAGTAGGAATATCTATAAGTGCTGGATTAGCAGTAACATTGAGACCACAATTATTACAAAATTTACCTACTTTTATATCTACTATTTTATCTTCAGGAATAACAACTGGAACTTTAGTTGGAGTTACTATGAATTTGTTATTTAATGGAGTTGAAAAGCAAAGTGATGTAGAAAAAGATAATATAGAAATAGAAACAGAGGGTATATAA